The DNA sequence GGCTTGACAGGATCAGCGGATCCCAGCCGTAGCATATGTCTCGGCTCGTGAATCTATTGCGGTCTTTCGGGTTTGAAACTATGATTTGAATGATTCATCCCCGAAGGGACCTTATGCGCCACCCATTTCTGCTGGCTCTCCTCCTCGTTCCGGGATCCGCGCTGTTTGTGGCGCCCGCCCAGAGCATCAAGAACGACACCGAATTCCGCGTGAAGTTGACGGCTCCGCTCAGCACGGAAACGAACAAGAAGGGCGATAAGATCACCGCCATGATCCTGCAGCCGCCCGACTTTGCCAACGCCATGATGGAGGGCGAGGTCAAGGAATCGAAGAGCGGCGGAAAGATCAACGGCAAGTCGATTCTGAACTTCACGTTTCAGAACATCGTGATTGGAGGGAAGACGATCCCGGTCAACTCCGACGTGAAATCGTGCTTCAACTCCAAGGGACAGGCGAACGTGGACGAAGAAGGCCGAGTGATTGAGAAGAAGAGCAACGTCGGCAAGCTGGCTGCGGTTGCCGGAGCCGGTGCGCTGATCGGTGCGCTGGCCGGTGGAGCCAAAGGCGCGGCCATTGGGGCCGGAGCCGGAGCTGCGGCCGGGTTGGTCCTGATCCAGGTCGGAGCCAAAGGCGCGAACGTAACTTTCGCATCAGGCAGCGAGATAGTCCTTTCCGTCCGGGAGCGGCGTGAAGCAGGCAAGTAAGCCTGCCCTCGATGCCGCTCTCTGATACGAACAAGGTGCCCGCCGCGAGCTACGCCTGGGACAGTCCGCAGTTGGCGCAGAATCGCTGGCCGGGATCGAGCACTGTTCCGCACCGCGAGCACAACTGGACCGCCGGCGTGGGCATCAAGCCCGCTTCCCGCGCGGTCATCCAGTTGGGCAGGTCCTGGTTCCACACCAGCGTCTCCGAGGGTAACGAGGGGAGCATCCTGAGCAGTGTCGGTTCGTCGACCGGGCCCCTGCTTTGGCCCGCGTGGATCACATACCAGTCCTTCGAGGGCAGCGGAGGAGGTGCGGCCGCCGGCTGCGCAGCTGTTGCCGCGGTGGAGACCGGTGCCTGCACAGCAGGCGGCGGGGTGGCTGGCTGCAGCGCCAGATGCAGCGTCGCCGCCAGTTCATCCTGATCGAGGGCGGCGATTGCACCGGCCTGTCCAGCCATGGCGAACAGGAACATGTAGTAGGCGCTGCGCACCAGCAGCACGATGTCCCGGCCCAGTTGCCCGTCGGCCTGTGGCTCCGTAACGCCCAAAGCCACTTTGCTGACTTCGTGCAGCACGCTGTCGGCGATGACCTTGCCTCCAGTGCTCAACTCATACCGGGCGACCCGGCCCTCCGACGCCGCCTCCATCAACCCGGCCCGCAGGAGCTCGCCCAGCGCCGAGGCCACCTCCTGGTCCGTCAGGGAGGTCACCAGTTGTCCGGGAATCAACTTCTCAACGAAGAGCAGGGGCCAGCGGAAGTCCTCACTGGCGGCATCGCGCAGTCGCTCCAGAATCTCATCCCGGGAGAATGTGACCTCGGACGCACAGTGCGTCAGCATGCCGTGCAAACGTGTCGCCTTCATCTGGTCCAGGGCGGCAAGGAACACGACCACGGCATGCGTCGAGAGCTTGCAGCCGATCTCGTCGTTGCTGAGCCCGCCGCCCGCCGCCAGCATCTTGCTGATCGAGGCTTTGACGCTCGCCTGGGTCCAAAAGGTGATGCGGCGCGGGTCCACCGTGCCGGCCAGCCCGACAATGGACTCCTCCACGCTGGTCGACCAGGCCAGCACCGCTCGGCTGACGGTCTCATCGGCGATCGTATGATGCCAATGCGCCATCTTCGAAGGCGCGCGCAGAATGCCGATGGCCACGGCGAGCCGCACTTGCAGTTCCGGACTCAACGCACGAAACGCGGCTGCGGCCTCCGCCGTACGAGGTCCGCCCGGGCCCGGCGGGATCAGCGAGAGCGCATTGGCCCGGGCGCCCAGCGAGTCGGCCAGCGCCGCCAGATCGTCGAGAGCGATGAGGAAGTCCTCTTCCTCCACTCGCAGCATGGATGTCGTCATTGCGGCGTTCATACTATTTGCCTCCTATGGCCCCGTGATACTGGGTCACATTCGTCCGGACTGCTTCGCCAAAGCTCTGTTCCGTGAAGCCGTTTTGCTGCAGCACCTTCATCGCCTGGCTGGGGTTGCGGTTGATCTGGTTCGAGATTTCGACGAGCTTGGGATCCAGTCCGGGTGGCGAGGTGGGTAGCCCCGCCGACGACAGTTGCCCGGCCTGCACCGGGTTGCCCGCCATGTTGTTGATTCTGCCGGCGAGATCCTGCTCACGGCCCATTGCCTTTGCCAGCGACTTCACATCGGTGTGTTCGGTCACCGACTTCACCTGCTGCGAGCTGAAATCCTTGAACTCGTTGGCTCCGAACTTTGTCGGATCCTTGGGCAAGTCGCCGGTGACGGCCAGCTGATTCATGCCATGCTGATCCACCACCGCCTGTCCGGAGATGTTATGCGAGCTGATGGAGCCATCACTGCAGGACTCGAACATCTTGCCCTTGCCTTGCGCCGCCATCCGGCTGCCCGTGAATCCAGGCGGATAAGCGTCCCCCGGGCCCGAACCCTTGCCGATGCCGTTGTAGGTCTTATAGTCAATGTCATTGACGCCGCGGCTAAAGCCGTCGGCCCGCAGGTTGCGGTCGACATTTTCAGTGAGGTGCTCTCCGAACTTCGCCTGCAGTTCGTTGTTGGCCTCTTCCATGCTGACGGTGCGGCCCAGATCCCGGCTCCGTTGTTCGGCATAGCCGGCCAAATCCGCCTTATCGAAGTTGGTTGTATGCGTGGCGTCAAAGTCAGTACGGGCCTTCGGATTCCCGCCCGGCTTGGCGCTCGACCCCGAGTCGCCGATCACGCTGCTCTTCACCTTGACTCCTGTCTCGGCTTCGAACGATCGCATGGTGTTGCGGACGCCATTGTCGACGTTCTGGCTCACCCGGCTCGCTAGGCGGGCATTTAATACCTTTGCTTCGTCCGCACTCAATGCCCCGGATTTCTGGAGTTGGGCCAGGCGGTCCATGCCTCCTTCGCTATATAGCTTGGCCAGGTCGGCCGGATCACCGGAAGTCAGCACGCGGCTGACCGCGGAACGTGTGGGCTGCAGCGTCTCCGGCACCGTAGTAAACAGGTTCGACATGCGGTTACTCAGCGATTTGCTGCCGGCCTGTACGGCCTGGTCCGCCGTCTTCACGGCTTGCCCGACGGGCTCCAGCATCTCGCCGACACCCCGCGCCACATTCGGGAATGCCTTCGGGAAGTAGTGCATCATGGCGCCGCCCAATACGGTCGGCCCCGCCTCGATGACGCCGGTCTTGAAGCCTGCCTTGAAGATCTCGGCGTCCGATGCGCCGCGCATGGCCGCGTCATGCTGCGCGTAGCCCATGTTCGCGGCTGTGTAGGCCGCTTCCGACCAGCCCGCCGTGGCTACGCCTGCCGTGAGCCGGCCGAGGAGGGATGCCGCCGTGCCGGCCAACGTGGAGTTACCCTGTGCATCTTTCCCGGTGACGATTTCACGTAAGGAACCGGAGGCCGCTTCCGACATCGTATCCATGAAGCCGGGTTGATTCCGCAATGAGGATTCCGGCGCGACAGCGCCGCTGATCGAGTCGCCCGTATACTTCCGCGTCGCATGGATGGCACTCCAGTCGATGGGTTTGCCGGCGTAGATATCCTTGATCAACTGGTCGGTCTTGCCGACGACGTCACCAGGGCCACCCGGGTTCCACAGATCGTGCTTCAACGCGGCCTGTTGGATGCGCCCAAGATAGGCGGCGGCCTCAGCCTGCTGCTTACGCTGGGCCGCCTGCTGGTCCATCTCCTTGCTGAACCAGTCTTCCCTCCGCCGCGTCTTTTCGTTCTCAGCATCCATGAACTGCCGGTTCTTCACCAGGTCCTGCTGCCAGCGGTCGAACTCACTCGGGTCGAAGTAGGTCCCACTGGCCGCATTTCGCCATTGGCCCGACTGAGGATCGTAGACGATCTCATATTCGCGGCCATCGGCTCCCTTCAGCACGCGCGTGTTTCGTGCCTGATCGGTCGCGGCCGCGATGGCTTGAGCCTGTGCATCGTTGGCCACGGCCTGCTGTTTCAGGTAGTCCATGTAGTCCTGATACTGCTGTCGGAGCCGTTCGTAGTTCGGGTCCGTCTTGTCCGCGGTAGCGTCCTGCTCGTCCCACTGCTTCTTCAGGCGATCGTACTCATCCAGCGCCTTGTCGCGGGCCGAGGTTGCCGCATCGTGCTCCGGTCCGTAGCCGCCCGGAGGTGGACCCTGTGTGGGCGGAATCAGCGCGGGGATCGTGCCCCCGACCGCCGAGCCGGCTCCACCGATGTTGGCGCGCCCCTGCAGATGCGTCCCGATCTCCAATTGGTGGCAGGAGACATCGGGGTTCGGTCGCCACATGAATGCCGGCATCTCGGTGACCGGCGCGACCTGATGCATGATCAACCAGCCGCCGGCATAGCCGCCGATCGCGGCCGCAATCAACTCGGCTGCGGGATAGGCGGCCTCTCCCATGGGCACTGCGCCATCGGCCGCGGAGGCCGCGCGCCGGAAGAACAGCTTCTTGAGGATCCCCCGGATGGCAGCCCGGAAACATCGCGAAAGCATTCCGGGACAGACGCCCATCAGCATCAGCGACGAGTAGGCCACGACGTATCCGCACATGGCGCCCCAGTAGTTCGGGTCGCCCCAGCCACGGGCGCCAAACATGTCGGGCAGCACTAATTTCTGTAGAAGGTCAGCGGCGCCGTAGACTCCGCCGCACACCAGGCCGAGAAACGGATTGAAGCCTGAGATGATGCCCATCAGCGGATAGACGATGGCATCCGTGCCGATGTGGCCCAACGGCGTGGTCTGTATGCCGCGCCACGCCAGGAACACCATGGAGAAGGCCAGCAGCACGGGGTGGCGCCTCGTCAGCGATTCGATTTCCAGCAGCCATTCGAGCTTGCGCAGCGCCGGGAATGCGTTCAGGGTCCCTCGCGCCAGGTTGACGACCGGCGCACAGATGAGAGTCGACATTCCGACCACAGGCCTCCAAAATGACTGCGCCTCCAGCCATCGCAGCAAGTCCGCCTGCTTCTTCGCTATCGACTTCAGGAACTCGCGCATTCGCTCACCACCTCCGCTGGCGCCGCATCTTGGCCGTTGCCAGTACCTCGTCCAACCGGCGGATGTGGCAACTGGGACAGCCCTCCGCCTCCTCGCCTTTGGCTCGCATCAACCCTCCCGCTCGCGCAGCCCAGTCCCGTGCATAGGCCAGTGGATCTCCGCCGCCGGAAGATCGCGAATCCAGCTCAGCCAGCTTCACTCCGCCCGCTGTCAGGACGGCATGTCGGCCCGCGGCCGTGGCTTCAATCGGCGGCGGAGTGATCTGCGCGTACAGTGCATTGAGGGCTGCGGCTGCCGACTTTGCTTCCGGCTCAGTGGCAAGCACGAGCATCGGCTGCTTCCTATACAGCACCGTAGCGGCGCCGGCGTCCGCGCGCCATGAGAAGGGTGGCGATTTCACCTTCACAAAGGACACGGCCCCTTGAGCGGCGGCAATGGCCAACGCGCAGATCGCTATGGCCGCGGCCCGCGCGGGCCACGCTGGTTTGGGCTGGCGGCAGCGAGTGCAGCGTTCCAGGCCCCGCCCATCGACATCCTCCGCACTCCGCGCCACGTTCATGATGCAGCCCGCGGAGCGGCAGTGTTTCAACCCATCCAGGTGCCCGCGCTCGTGTTCGATGACGTTCATCATCCGCGCGGCCAGACGCTGCTCTCCGTCCGCGCTCAGCCGGAAGGTGGATACGACCGCGACAGCCCGCCGCCGGTCGGCATATCCGAAAAGGGACTCACAGCCGCGCATCTCCAGATCACGTGGTGTCAGCAGAAGGAGTTGCTCCCCCTCGGCCGGACGTTGTCGGGCTAACAGCCGCGAAACGCAGAGCCGCCGATCCACTTCATTCACGAAGGCTCCGGCCTCATCCTCCGCGAGGGTCCTGATACGCAGTTTCGGCACGTCCCCCGCATCATATACGAGAAAGAGATCTGAATCTATTGGCGGAGATATACTATTTGCACCCCGCCCTTCGTGCCGCCTGTCTCATGCGGTTGGAGGGCCGGTCAGGAGCTGATGGACTTGTTTGACGTGCTGCGGGCGCGACGCCCCATGGCGGGCTCCCTCGCAGGAAAGGGACAACCAGAATGGGAGAGAAGATCGTTCAGGTGTTGTTGGGCCTCCTGGCTGCCGGCGTGCTATCCGCGATTATCATGCTGGCTCAGAAGCGGAAGAACCGCGATGCCTGGTCAGGCACGGTAAGCACGATTGAGAGGCGCTCCGCCGACTACGGCGACGGCAACACGCGCGAGTTCTTCCTCGTCCGCTACATCCGCGACGACGGAGAGATCCGCTCCTTCGAATGCGAGGCCAGTTCTTACCCGTTCTGGTACCAGGGCATGCAGCCAGGCGACCGGCTGGTCAAGCCCGCGGGCGCGGGTATGGCACAGCGTATCCCTGTCGCCAGATAAGCCCTCTCAACCCAGGCGGCCCGTCTTCCTCCATTCCACGATGCGCGAGAAGTGGTACTGGAAGTAGAGGATGCTGAAGAAGAACGTCATCACACCGCTCAGCCTCAGGCCGATGGGTTCCGTGGTGTTGTAGTAGCGGACAATCGAACTGCGCATGCCGAACACCGCCATGAGCCCGCAGATGATGATTACCACGTTGAGAAGCAGGATCACTCCGCTGGCCGTCGCGATTGATGACGATGAGAGCGAGCGCATCGCTGCGATGTACATCACGACCTGCGCGACCATTCCGAGCGTCGTGATCACCAGCAGCATCACTGCCTTGCTGGACGGATCGATCTTTTTCACGAAGGCTGCCTGACGGAAGGTCCAAACCAGCCCGGCCAAACCGGCAGTGACCCATGTGAAGATCAGCAGCACCAGCCAGTGCATGCTGGGTGGGGTAGGACCATTCACGGGCGCGGCCGAGGCAACGGCCGGGGCGCCGAACTGCGGTGCGGCCGGCGCCGGAAAGCCGGGCGGTGGTCCGAACGCGGGGCGAGCGGGTGGTGGAGCCTGGTTGAACCCCGGCGCAGGTGCGTTGAAGGCAGCCGGCGCCGCCGGCATGGGCTGAAACTGAGGGGGCGGCGCGCTGTAGGCTGAAGAGGCTGGCGCCTTCAGACCCACTTCCGTCGCAGGCTTCCAACTCGGTAGGCCCGGCTGCCAGACCAGCGTATCCGCGGGCAAGGTCTGCAGCGCGACCCGCAGCACCGATTCCGGCACGGGACCCTGCTGCTTCCCTCCCACTGCATAGAACCACTGCGCATCAGGCCGTTGCGCCGCCGGGGCCGGCGGTGGCGGCGGAGGAGGCGCGACAGGCATGAGGAACGGTGGTGGTGGTGGCGTCCTTTGCGGCGCCTGGAATGCCGGTGAG is a window from the uncultured Paludibaculum sp. genome containing:
- a CDS encoding GYF domain-containing protein, translating into MNAAMTTSMLRVEEEDFLIALDDLAALADSLGARANALSLIPPGPGGPRTAEAAAAFRALSPELQVRLAVAIGILRAPSKMAHWHHTIADETVSRAVLAWSTSVEESIVGLAGTVDPRRITFWTQASVKASISKMLAAGGGLSNDEIGCKLSTHAVVVFLAALDQMKATRLHGMLTHCASEVTFSRDEILERLRDAASEDFRWPLLFVEKLIPGQLVTSLTDQEVASALGELLRAGLMEAASEGRVARYELSTGGKVIADSVLHEVSKVALGVTEPQADGQLGRDIVLLVRSAYYMFLFAMAGQAGAIAALDQDELAATLHLALQPATPPPAVQAPVSTAATAAQPAAAPPPLPSKDWYVIHAGQSRGPVDEPTLLRMLPSLPSETLVWNQDLPNWMTAREAGLMPTPAVQLCSRCGTVLDPGQRFCANCGLSQA
- a CDS encoding GYF domain-containing protein translates to MNRYCGTCGTLADAEDRFCPGCGKPIGGAPAPAFAAQPNPVPAYPAQPRPPQAPVYGAQQAPSPAFQAPQRTPPPPPFLMPVAPPPPPPPAPAAQRPDAQWFYAVGGKQQGPVPESVLRVALQTLPADTLVWQPGLPSWKPATEVGLKAPASSAYSAPPPQFQPMPAAPAAFNAPAPGFNQAPPPARPAFGPPPGFPAPAAPQFGAPAVASAAPVNGPTPPSMHWLVLLIFTWVTAGLAGLVWTFRQAAFVKKIDPSSKAVMLLVITTLGMVAQVVMYIAAMRSLSSSSIATASGVILLLNVVIIICGLMAVFGMRSSIVRYYNTTEPIGLRLSGVMTFFFSILYFQYHFSRIVEWRKTGRLG